A window of Cryptomeria japonica chromosome 3, Sugi_1.0, whole genome shotgun sequence contains these coding sequences:
- the LOC131034782 gene encoding protein BPS1, chloroplastic has translation MCSSQGLQYVQGCPGQVEEKRKKEMMQGLQFVQSFQGLEYGESFHDQPEEKGKKEIISCLQEISEEKRKKEIMSCLQEISEETRKNEIKGFKKSQSFSSLLEEKKKKEIMGGLQGFQRALSFHGRKMWKKEIMGSMPNLQIPRSFAGLSKEKLKKEIKGGWRRLQYAQSFQIRTDKRKKETTGGLQGLQYALSFQDRPSSSTKNSAIDADLEIHLCAELQRLQEFGNYLSAGWLRQALDLCLSMHREVQAIFPQIGQNSKWMDETLDDMVKLLDVCNALRVKMRDMKEYQEKLHLVLHCFNGPLGTWQLVRARTALSNLSQSAAKAQSISLMENCSSILRRMSEKRVASSAGGRLMEPIFAAKDLTIFICGLLIAALSSKSRCSLPLPCAGHSPWASDFQALYFKVKKEVERRSKKGTFRAFLNELHKVDSSSQALYDLLVNCKSILVDETQDLELRHSVMCLKNSIAELEDGMAPIEIQINELFRVVVADRMALLDALTYSS, from the coding sequence ATGTGTAGTTCGCAGGGATTACAGTACGTTCAAGGTTGCCCGGGTCAAgtggaagagaagaggaagaaggaaatgATGCAGGGCTTACAGTTTGTCCAAAGCTTTCAGGGCTTAGAGTATGGTGAAAGTTTCCATGATCAACCGGaggagaaaggaaagaaggaaATAATAAgctgcttgcaggaaatttcagaggagaaaagaaagaaggaaataATGAgctgcttgcaggaaatttcagagGAGACGAGGAAGAACGAAATAAAGGGATTCAAAAAATCTCAAAGTTTTTCCAGTCtactggaagagaagaagaaaaaggaaataaTGGGTGGTTTGCAGGGCTTTCAGCGTGCTCTAAGCTTCCACGGTCGAAAGATGTGGAAGAAAGAAATAATGGGCAGTATGCCAAACTTACAGATTCCTCGAAGTTTTGCAGGTCTATCAAAGGAGAAGCTGAAGAAGGAAATAAAAGGAGGCTGGCGACGCTTACAGTATGCTCAAAGTTTCCAGATTAGAACAGACAAGaggaagaaagaaacaacaggcggtTTGCAGGGTTTACAGTATGCCCTAAGTTTCCAGGATCGCCCTTCCTCGTCGACAAAAAACTCTGCAATTGACGCCGACTTGGAAATCCATCTCTGCGCAGAACTCCAGCGGCTGCAAGAGTTTGGGAACTATCTGAGCGCCGGCTGGCTCCGGCAGGCGCTGGATCTGTGCCTGTCAATGCACAGAGAGGTCCAAGCTATTTTTCCCCAAATCGGCCAGAATTCAAAGTGGATGGATGAAACCCTAGATGACATGGTGAAGCTCCTTGATGTATGCAATGCTCTGCGCGTGAAAATGAGAGACATGAAGGAGTACCAGGAAAAGCTTCACCTTGTGCTTCATTGCTTTAATGGCCCCCTCGGCACCTGGCAGCTGGTCAGGGCCCGAACGGCTCTCAGCAATTTATCTCAGTCGGCGGCCAAAGCTCAGAGCATATCTCTGATGGAGAATTGCAGCTCCATTTTGCGGCGCATGAGCGAAAAACGGGTGGCTTCCTCTGCAGGAGGTAGATTAATGGAACCAATCTTTGCGGCCAAGGATCTCACCATTTTTATCTGTGGCCTTCTCATCGCCGCCCTTTCGAGCAAGTCAAGGTGCTCCCTTCCGCTGCCCTGCGCCGGGCACTCCCCCTGGGCCTCCGATTTTCAAGCCCTTTACTTTAAAGTGAAGAAAGAGGTGGAAAGGCGCAGTAAAAAGGGCACCTTTCGCGCTTTTCTCAACGAGCTGCATAAAGTGGATTCATCTTCCCAGGCTCTGTACGATCTGCTAGTAAATTGCAAGTCCATACTGGTTGATGAAACACAGGATTTGGAATTGAGGCATTCGGTGATGTGTTTAAAGAATTCTATCGCAGAATTGGAAGACGGCATGGCTCCCATAGAAATTCAGATTAACGAACTGTTCAGAGTTGTGGTAGCCGACAGGATGGCTCTGCTGGATGCTCTCACTTATTCTTCCTAG